The Desulfovibrio desulfuricans DSM 642 genome contains a region encoding:
- a CDS encoding DUF599 domain-containing protein, whose product MYTFDLLCFCISVALYAAYNLYIRFRESSNPGYTIHGISRTARVKWVESILEKKNGILAVQTLRNATMASTFMASTSVLLAVGVLSLTGNGENVRHTWHSLNFFGSVEPGMFAFKILALLLNFFLAFFCFASSLRLYTHVAFMLGAEAGQQNSDQLGSMAEKYLNMGANHFYLGMRAFYFTVPLVFWIFGAQFMIFGTVFLISIIFVLDKTP is encoded by the coding sequence ATGTATACTTTTGACCTGCTGTGTTTCTGTATTTCTGTGGCTCTGTACGCCGCATACAATCTCTATATCCGTTTCAGGGAATCATCCAATCCCGGCTACACAATCCACGGCATATCGCGGACGGCAAGGGTTAAGTGGGTGGAGTCCATTCTTGAAAAAAAGAATGGCATTCTTGCCGTGCAAACCCTGCGCAACGCCACCATGGCCTCGACCTTCATGGCCTCCACAAGCGTTTTGCTGGCTGTTGGCGTGCTCTCCCTTACAGGCAATGGGGAAAATGTCCGGCATACATGGCACTCGCTGAACTTTTTTGGTTCTGTGGAGCCGGGCATGTTTGCCTTCAAGATTCTTGCCCTTTTGCTGAATTTTTTTCTGGCTTTTTTTTGCTTTGCCTCATCTCTCAGGCTCTACACGCATGTGGCCTTTATGCTGGGCGCGGAAGCCGGGCAGCAAAATTCTGACCAGCTTGGCAGCATGGCAGAAAAATACCTGAATATGGGTGCAAACCATTTTTATTTGGGAATGCGCGCCTTCTATTTCACCGTGCCGCTGGTTTTCTGGATTTTTGGCGCGCAGTTCATGATTTTTGGCACTGTCTTTTTGATCAGCATTATTTTTGTTCTTGATAAAACGCCATGA
- a CDS encoding pyridoxamine 5'-phosphate oxidase family protein, producing MQKVIDFLSANTTVFLATSDSGAVRVRPFQFQFAENGRLWFCTARSKETFAQLQSDPRLEFACMSPKMETLRVKGQANLDDDMAIKRRIIENNGLVRSIYGSAENPDFTVFSVDHGTAFMFDFSGNPPQSFSF from the coding sequence ATGCAAAAAGTAATCGACTTTCTTTCAGCCAACACCACGGTTTTTCTTGCCACTTCTGATTCCGGCGCGGTCCGAGTGAGGCCCTTTCAGTTTCAGTTTGCGGAAAATGGCCGTCTGTGGTTCTGCACCGCGCGCTCAAAAGAAACCTTTGCCCAGCTGCAGAGCGACCCCCGACTGGAGTTTGCCTGCATGTCGCCCAAGATGGAAACCCTGCGCGTAAAGGGTCAGGCCAATCTGGACGATGACATGGCGATCAAGCGGCGCATCATTGAAAACAACGGGCTTGTCCGCTCCATCTACGGCTCGGCAGAAAACCCCGATTTTACGGTTTTCAGTGTTGATCACGGCACGGCCTTCATGTTTGATTTCAGCGGCAACCCGCCTCAGTCTTTCAGCTTCTAG
- a CDS encoding Crp/Fnr family transcriptional regulator has translation MKFTSVNLLDELAKPEFSSLLSAFHERSFSKNSMIFTPSYDEELESSPTSVSSAGERLTAGNYVFIVSKGLVRVYLAYGEKEFTLAFLKPGDVYVSHSSAQVQAVEDTTILLVDTPTFNQRMMSVPQFTVTVVRVLGGILKNTFSIVDGLALRDVSARLARHLVSAAQENAPGPDGRRRARLQLSGEMLAQTLGASRQTISTLLTDLTRSGILLKEQRGVYCILDEGRLRELLD, from the coding sequence ATGAAGTTTACCTCAGTCAATTTGCTGGATGAACTGGCCAAGCCGGAATTCTCCTCGCTGCTTTCCGCTTTTCATGAGCGCAGTTTCTCCAAAAACAGCATGATTTTTACGCCCAGCTATGATGAAGAGCTGGAAAGTTCCCCAACGTCAGTTTCTTCAGCAGGGGAACGGCTGACAGCCGGCAATTATGTGTTCATTGTGAGCAAGGGCCTTGTGCGCGTATATCTTGCCTATGGCGAAAAGGAATTTACCCTCGCCTTTCTCAAACCGGGCGATGTGTACGTCAGCCACTCCAGCGCACAGGTTCAGGCTGTGGAAGATACCACAATCCTGCTGGTGGACACGCCCACGTTTAACCAGCGCATGATGTCCGTGCCGCAGTTTACGGTGACTGTTGTGCGGGTGCTTGGCGGTATTCTCAAAAATACGTTTAGTATTGTGGATGGCCTTGCTCTGCGTGATGTTTCTGCCCGCCTGGCTCGTCATCTTGTTTCTGCCGCGCAAGAAAACGCCCCCGGTCCTGATGGCCGCCGCCGCGCCCGCCTGCAGCTTTCGGGCGAGATGTTGGCCCAGACCCTCGGGGCGTCCCGCCAGACCATTTCCACCCTGCTGACCGACCTGACCCGCTCGGGCATTCTGCTCAAGGAGCAGCGCGGCGTGTATTGCATTCTCGACGAAGGTCGTCTTCGCGAACTTCTGGACTAA
- the trpS gene encoding tryptophan--tRNA ligase, giving the protein MSNIILTGDRPTGKLHIGHFAGSLKQRVLLQNSGKFDEIYIMLADAQALTDNADNPEKVRNNILEVALDYLACGIDPEKSSIFIQSQLPQLYELSFHYMNLVTVSRLQRNPTVKAEIAQKNFEQSIPVGFFTYPISQAADITAFEATAVPVGEDQKPMLEQTVEIVRKFNSTYGETLVEPQILLEQNAACLRLPGIDGKAKMSKSIGNCIYLSDSEKEVHDKIFSMFTDPGHLKASDPGKIEGNTVFTYLDAFAVPEDFAKFNSSYPNLDEMKAHYQRGGLGDVAVKKFLNEVMQQILGPIRTRRQQYEQDIPFVIDVLKKGTEKAYDKAAKTLEKVRRAMKLNHFEAGLKLQSK; this is encoded by the coding sequence ATGAGCAATATCATTCTGACCGGGGATCGCCCCACGGGTAAGCTGCACATCGGACACTTCGCCGGATCGCTCAAACAGCGCGTTTTGCTGCAAAATTCTGGCAAATTTGATGAAATCTACATCATGCTGGCCGATGCGCAGGCTCTGACCGACAATGCCGACAATCCTGAAAAAGTGCGCAACAACATCCTTGAAGTGGCGCTGGACTACCTTGCCTGCGGCATTGACCCGGAAAAGTCCTCCATCTTCATCCAGTCGCAGTTGCCGCAGCTTTATGAGCTGAGTTTCCACTATATGAACCTTGTCACCGTGTCGCGCCTTCAGCGCAACCCCACGGTCAAGGCAGAGATTGCCCAGAAAAATTTTGAGCAGAGCATTCCCGTGGGATTCTTCACCTACCCCATCAGTCAGGCGGCAGACATCACGGCTTTTGAAGCCACCGCCGTGCCGGTTGGCGAAGACCAGAAGCCCATGCTGGAACAGACCGTGGAAATCGTGCGCAAGTTCAACAGCACCTATGGCGAAACCCTGGTGGAACCGCAGATCCTGCTGGAACAGAACGCCGCCTGCCTGCGCCTGCCCGGCATTGACGGCAAGGCCAAGATGAGCAAGTCCATCGGCAACTGCATCTATCTGAGCGACTCCGAGAAGGAAGTTCACGACAAGATTTTCAGCATGTTCACCGACCCCGGGCACCTCAAGGCTTCCGACCCCGGCAAGATTGAGGGCAATACCGTGTTCACCTATCTGGACGCCTTTGCCGTGCCGGAAGACTTTGCCAAGTTCAATTCGTCCTACCCCAATCTGGACGAAATGAAGGCCCACTACCAGCGCGGCGGCCTTGGCGACGTGGCGGTGAAGAAGTTCCTCAACGAGGTCATGCAACAGATCCTCGGCCCCATCCGCACCCGCAGACAGCAATACGAACAGGACATTCCTTTCGTCATTGACGTGCTCAAGAAAGGTACGGAAAAGGCCTACGACAAGGCCGCCAAAACCCTTGAAAAGGTTCGCCGGGCCATGAAGCTGAACCATTTTGAAGCTGGCCTCAAACTGCAATCCAAATAA
- a CDS encoding cupin domain-containing protein, translated as MKKMLFAAALCSLVFAGTALAGEPQLYPKDSLKTWNRDKVAGGQGTLFGQFGFTRNDASKDMVIKEIGWMTLQPGASIGMHKHENNEDAYIIVSGEGVFTDSAGKETPVKGGDITIARPGDTHALKCSGNVPLVFLDVIGQR; from the coding sequence ATGAAAAAGATGCTTTTTGCCGCAGCGCTGTGCTCACTGGTATTTGCCGGAACGGCTCTTGCGGGCGAACCGCAGCTCTACCCAAAGGATTCCTTGAAAACTTGGAACCGTGATAAGGTGGCGGGCGGCCAGGGAACCTTGTTCGGCCAGTTCGGCTTTACCCGCAACGATGCCTCCAAAGACATGGTCATCAAGGAAATCGGCTGGATGACCCTGCAACCGGGCGCTTCCATTGGCATGCACAAGCATGAAAACAATGAAGACGCTTACATCATCGTTTCCGGCGAGGGCGTGTTCACCGACAGCGCGGGCAAGGAAACTCCGGTAAAAGGCGGCGACATCACAATAGCCCGTCCTGGCGATACCCATGCGCTCAAATGCAGCGGCAACGTGCCTTTGGTATTTCTGGATGTGATCGGCCAGCGTTAG
- a CDS encoding alkaline phosphatase family protein, translating into MPRVVFVLLDGLAAATARRCMSYMQSLTDAGLARHTELQGELPPLSRPIYATLLTGLRPAQSGIMHNDDARLCPVPTIFSRAQAAGLTTAAAAYHWMSELCNVAPFEPGRDRITDDAALPIAHGLFYCTDAYPDDEIFHDAACLRRRHEPHLLLAHSMGIDNAGHLHGANSKEYRDAARRADGLLARWLPEWTSAGYAVLVTSDHGMDDDGRHNDNSEASRRVPLWLAGEGFKNTPLPTDQTQIAGLVCHALGIE; encoded by the coding sequence ATGCCCCGCGTGGTCTTTGTGCTGCTGGATGGCCTTGCCGCCGCCACGGCCCGCCGCTGCATGAGCTACATGCAGTCGCTCACCGATGCGGGTCTGGCGCGCCATACGGAGTTGCAAGGCGAACTGCCGCCGCTCTCCCGCCCCATTTACGCCACCCTGCTCACAGGCTTACGCCCGGCGCAAAGCGGCATTATGCATAATGATGATGCCCGGCTCTGCCCAGTGCCCACCATTTTCAGCCGCGCGCAGGCCGCAGGCCTGACCACCGCCGCCGCTGCCTACCACTGGATGAGCGAGCTGTGCAACGTGGCCCCATTTGAGCCGGGGCGCGACCGGATTACGGACGATGCGGCCTTGCCCATTGCCCACGGCCTGTTTTACTGCACCGATGCCTACCCGGACGATGAGATTTTTCACGATGCGGCCTGCCTGCGGCGACGCCATGAGCCGCATCTTCTGCTGGCGCACAGCATGGGCATCGACAACGCAGGCCATCTGCACGGCGCAAACAGCAAGGAATACCGGGATGCCGCCCGCAGGGCCGATGGCCTGCTGGCCCGCTGGCTGCCGGAATGGACGTCGGCAGGCTACGCGGTGCTGGTCACCAGCGATCACGGCATGGACGACGACGGCCGCCATAACGACAACAGCGAAGCCAGCCGGCGGGTTCCCCTGTGGCTGGCGGGCGAAGGGTTTAAAAACACCCCGCTGCCCACAGATCAAACGCAGATTGCAGGGCTTGTATGCCATGCGCTCGGCATTGAATAA
- a CDS encoding P-loop NTPase, which produces MKIAISGKGGVGKTSITAWLGDYLARRGEKVWLVDADTALSLGQASGLARADLPEALTQRAALIEERIRPAGKGGMMDLDPHVSDLPEALSAPMPVVGEGAKTAGDKRLLVMGPLTSAGGGCACESNALLKALLAHLVLDRREWVLVDMEAGVEHLGRGTVAHVDALLVVSEPSMRSLETAAEVARMAGDLGLHRQVLVLNKATPDQVADLPPIADLPQQRISMPDLEALRARQLRSGSVLGLGDETEKMLDSFCASLLQKIEGESV; this is translated from the coding sequence ATGAAGATTGCCATTTCTGGCAAGGGCGGCGTGGGCAAAACCTCCATCACCGCCTGGCTTGGCGATTATCTGGCGCGGCGCGGAGAAAAAGTCTGGCTTGTGGATGCCGACACGGCGCTTTCGCTCGGGCAGGCCTCTGGTCTGGCGCGGGCTGATCTGCCGGAGGCCCTCACCCAGCGCGCCGCATTGATTGAAGAACGCATTCGCCCCGCAGGCAAGGGCGGCATGATGGATCTTGATCCGCATGTCAGCGATCTGCCCGAGGCTCTGTCAGCCCCCATGCCTGTTGTGGGGGAAGGGGCGAAAACAGCAGGAGACAAACGCCTGCTGGTCATGGGGCCCTTGACCAGCGCCGGGGGCGGCTGCGCTTGTGAAAGCAACGCCCTGCTCAAGGCCCTGCTGGCGCATCTGGTGCTCGACAGGCGTGAATGGGTGCTGGTGGACATGGAGGCCGGTGTGGAGCACCTGGGCCGGGGAACCGTGGCCCATGTGGATGCCCTGCTGGTGGTATCCGAGCCGAGTATGCGCTCGCTGGAAACAGCGGCGGAGGTTGCCCGTATGGCTGGAGATCTGGGCCTGCACCGTCAGGTGCTGGTGCTGAACAAGGCCACTCCTGACCAGGTCGCAGACCTGCCGCCTATTGCCGATCTGCCGCAACAGCGCATCAGTATGCCTGATCTTGAGGCGCTACGGGCGCGCCAGTTGCGCTCCGGTTCTGTTCTGGGGCTGGGCGATGAAACAGAAAAGATGCTGGATAGCTTTTGCGCCAGCCTGCTGCAAAAAATTGAAGGCGAATCCGTCTAA
- a CDS encoding EAL domain-containing protein, with protein sequence MNSKQLVQSLLCLLDNLSGKPFFLAIRRGLFIVLPLIMIGSFTLLLRNLPFEAAQNAVDALLGPVGMRACDTLVAGTFGISALALACALGGASAMRANLTNPSAPAVSPMLSSLVVLSCFFVIVAPEETSSWTISFSMDRGLLLAMCVAMAGSAVFVRLARYRIFHLSEEMAGHDPVVRDVVTVMPAAMATILLFGFIRFLLTLWGATDLHAATSKLLTLPFQHSGNGLGFGLLYSFTSQVLWFFGAHGPNVLNSVDVNILSPAGLVNAKAIMHGNEPPFVFTKIFFDTFTRMGGSGSTLALCFAVLVRCRDWGMKKLCLLALVPALCNVNEPLIFGIPLMLNPAFAIPFLLVPAVQTVVAYLATIIGFVPHTTVGVAWTTPPLVSGYVATGSINGSILQMINLGLGFLIYLPFVALSDAVREKHGKQVMHSLLQIASRCDSGSSDNRKCLNIPGEVGRLAHTLANDLERSLNANDGQLYLVFQPQCDHAAKRVAGVEALLRWDHPIYGPVAPPIIVALAEDTNLIDRLGKFVLLEACKLRAAWNPTVPHDLVIAVNITPSQLRNANFAQMVLGTLHGLGLTPTQLELEITESSILEPDARTLDLLTRLRVLGVRLAIDDFGMGHTSLRYIRAFPVTTVKVDRSLTESLNSNVQEQIVRSILDLSRSLRITTVVEGVEDEQQLRIFTGIGYHTFQGYYFSRPLSGADCLDFVLRYNGQTDLEA encoded by the coding sequence ATGAACAGCAAACAGTTAGTCCAATCCCTCTTGTGCCTGCTTGATAATTTGAGCGGGAAGCCATTTTTTCTTGCCATACGGCGAGGGCTGTTCATTGTTTTGCCGCTCATAATGATCGGCTCATTCACCCTGCTGCTACGCAATTTGCCCTTTGAAGCCGCGCAAAATGCCGTTGACGCACTGCTCGGCCCCGTGGGAATGCGCGCGTGCGACACCCTTGTGGCAGGCACATTCGGCATATCCGCCCTGGCCCTGGCCTGTGCACTGGGCGGCGCCAGCGCCATGCGGGCCAACCTGACCAACCCCTCTGCCCCAGCCGTCAGCCCCATGCTGAGTTCGCTGGTGGTTCTCTCCTGCTTTTTTGTCATTGTGGCGCCGGAAGAAACAAGTTCCTGGACCATCAGCTTTTCCATGGACAGAGGCCTTCTGCTTGCCATGTGCGTGGCGATGGCAGGCAGCGCCGTATTTGTGCGCCTTGCGCGGTACCGGATTTTTCATCTATCGGAAGAAATGGCCGGGCATGATCCGGTTGTGCGCGACGTGGTCACGGTTATGCCTGCGGCCATGGCAACAATCTTGCTTTTCGGGTTTATCCGCTTTCTGCTGACGCTATGGGGAGCAACAGACCTGCATGCAGCAACAAGCAAACTGCTTACCCTGCCCTTTCAGCATAGCGGCAATGGCCTCGGCTTTGGCCTGCTCTACAGCTTCACCTCGCAGGTGCTCTGGTTTTTCGGCGCTCATGGCCCCAACGTGCTCAATTCTGTGGATGTGAACATCCTCAGCCCTGCGGGCCTCGTTAATGCCAAAGCCATAATGCATGGCAACGAGCCGCCTTTTGTTTTTACAAAAATATTTTTTGATACATTTACGCGCATGGGCGGCTCTGGCTCCACCCTGGCCCTGTGCTTTGCCGTTCTGGTACGCTGCCGCGACTGGGGTATGAAAAAACTCTGCCTGCTGGCGCTGGTCCCGGCCCTGTGCAACGTCAATGAGCCACTTATTTTTGGCATTCCCCTGATGCTCAACCCCGCATTTGCCATTCCTTTTCTTCTGGTGCCGGCGGTACAAACCGTAGTGGCCTACCTCGCAACAATTATTGGCTTCGTGCCGCATACCACGGTGGGCGTTGCCTGGACCACCCCCCCCCTGGTCAGCGGCTATGTGGCGACTGGCAGCATCAACGGCTCCATTTTGCAGATGATTAACCTTGGGCTGGGCTTTCTCATATATCTGCCCTTTGTGGCCCTCTCTGACGCTGTGCGCGAAAAGCACGGCAAACAGGTCATGCATAGCCTGCTGCAAATTGCCAGCCGCTGCGATTCTGGTTCTTCCGACAATCGCAAGTGCCTAAACATTCCCGGCGAAGTGGGCCGCCTGGCTCACACGCTTGCCAATGACCTTGAACGATCGCTTAACGCCAATGACGGTCAACTTTATCTTGTATTTCAGCCACAGTGCGACCATGCAGCAAAACGCGTGGCAGGCGTGGAAGCCCTGCTGCGATGGGATCACCCCATATATGGCCCGGTGGCCCCACCCATTATTGTTGCGCTTGCCGAAGACACAAACCTCATTGACCGGCTGGGCAAGTTTGTACTGCTTGAGGCCTGCAAACTGCGCGCGGCATGGAATCCCACGGTTCCGCATGACCTTGTGATCGCCGTCAATATCACTCCCAGCCAGCTGCGCAATGCCAACTTTGCCCAGATGGTGCTTGGTACGCTGCACGGTCTGGGCCTTACACCCACCCAGCTTGAACTGGAAATTACGGAATCTTCCATTCTGGAGCCAGACGCCCGCACCCTTGATCTGCTCACCCGGCTGCGTGTGCTTGGAGTACGCCTTGCCATTGATGATTTCGGCATGGGGCACACATCGCTGCGCTACATACGCGCATTCCCTGTGACAACGGTCAAGGTTGACCGATCCCTGACGGAAAGCCTCAACAGCAACGTGCAGGAACAGATCGTGCGCAGCATTCTGGATTTGAGCCGCAGCCTGCGCATAACCACTGTGGTGGAGGGCGTGGAAGACGAGCAGCAGTTGCGCATTTTTACGGGCATCGGCTACCATACGTTTCAGGGCTATTATTTCAGCCGCCCGCTTTCTGGCGCGGACTGCCTGGACTTTGTGCTGCGCTACAACGGACAAACGGATCTGGAAGCCTAA
- a CDS encoding DMT family transporter, whose translation MFNGYVWILLAALLWSLLGVVSKFCQHAGVLPLETAFWRAAIGCAFFLTHAALTGGLRIPLRHALTFMLFGAWGVGVFFGAMQMAIKLSGGATAVVLLYTAPVWVAVFSRFLFGEHITRRKALAVFIALSGTVLVCFSGGSLPGETSLEGIGFGLLSGLCYATHYPFYRWWQRRYSTASIYGFMLLGGVAALGFSGPVHVDHTPDTWGWLFALGLLTCYMAYICYGQGLKRISLVRAAVTCHLEPVLGTLWVWLFWNESFSASGWLGGALVLSAVFLLTTDKTSE comes from the coding sequence ATGTTTAACGGCTATGTATGGATTTTGCTGGCAGCCCTGCTGTGGTCGCTGTTGGGCGTTGTTTCCAAGTTTTGCCAGCATGCGGGCGTATTGCCGCTCGAAACGGCCTTTTGGCGGGCGGCCATTGGCTGCGCCTTTTTCCTGACGCATGCAGCTCTGACCGGGGGCCTGCGCATTCCCTTGCGCCATGCCCTGACATTTATGCTCTTTGGCGCATGGGGCGTTGGGGTGTTTTTCGGGGCCATGCAAATGGCCATCAAGCTCAGCGGCGGCGCAACCGCCGTGGTGCTGCTGTATACGGCCCCGGTGTGGGTGGCTGTTTTTTCGCGCTTTCTGTTTGGCGAGCACATAACACGGCGCAAGGCGCTGGCCGTGTTCATTGCCCTTTCCGGCACGGTGCTGGTCTGTTTTTCCGGCGGCAGCCTGCCGGGCGAAACATCCCTTGAGGGCATTGGCTTTGGCCTGCTCTCCGGCCTGTGCTACGCCACGCACTATCCCTTTTACCGCTGGTGGCAACGCCGCTATTCCACAGCCAGCATTTATGGCTTCATGCTGCTGGGCGGTGTGGCGGCTCTGGGCTTCAGCGGCCCGGTGCATGTGGATCACACCCCGGACACATGGGGCTGGCTGTTCGCCCTGGGGCTGCTCACCTGCTACATGGCCTACATCTGCTACGGGCAGGGGCTGAAACGCATCAGCCTTGTGCGGGCCGCCGTTACCTGCCATCTGGAGCCTGTACTTGGCACTCTTTGGGTCTGGCTGTTCTGGAATGAAAGTTTCAGCGCATCCGGCTGGTTGGGCGGCGCGCTGGTTCTCAGTGCGGTATTTCTGCTGACCACGGACAAAACCAGCGAATAG
- a CDS encoding MarR family winged helix-turn-helix transcriptional regulator: MKTDHIVALIGRVREQANNLIVAELEKRGHSGMAPSHGAILQALFTRGPMHMSALAEAIGKQKNTVTTLVGKLEQAGYVTKSPSQEDSRVTLVSLSAKALAAKADFDAISQTLLDAVWGDMPQADRETLVAGLERVLRNISLKTIF; the protein is encoded by the coding sequence ATGAAGACGGATCACATTGTTGCGCTCATAGGCCGGGTGCGCGAGCAAGCCAACAACCTTATAGTTGCCGAGCTTGAAAAGCGCGGGCACAGCGGCATGGCCCCCTCTCACGGCGCCATTTTGCAGGCCCTGTTTACGCGCGGCCCCATGCATATGAGCGCACTTGCCGAGGCAATAGGCAAACAAAAAAACACTGTGACCACACTGGTCGGCAAACTGGAGCAGGCGGGCTACGTAACCAAATCTCCCTCGCAGGAAGATTCGCGGGTTACGCTGGTTTCACTTTCCGCCAAAGCTCTTGCTGCCAAGGCTGATTTTGACGCCATTTCCCAGACGCTGCTTGATGCCGTGTGGGGCGACATGCCCCAAGCCGACAGGGAAACCCTTGTTGCCGGGCTGGAAAGAGTGCTGCGCAACATCAGCCTGAAAACCATATTCTGA
- the cooS gene encoding anaerobic carbon-monoxide dehydrogenase catalytic subunit gives MESKKRDINDMSIWDDAKSMLAKARADGVETAWDRLDQQTPHCRFCELGTTCRNCVMGPCRISAKAEPGGKLSRGVCGADADVIVARNFGRFIAGGSAGHSDHGRDVIEALEAVVEGRAPGYQIRDEAKLRRIAAELGVATEGRDALDVAADVVDACYSDFGSRRKAVNFVSRVPAKRRELWEKLDITPRGVDREIAEMMHRTHMGCDNDAPNTMLHAARCALADGWAGSMIATELCDVLFGTPKPKMSTANLGVIKKDTVNILVHGHNPVVSEMILDAARDPEMIELAKKNGATGITVAGLCCTGNELLMRQGIPMAGNHLMTELAIVTGAVEVVVVDYQCIMPSLVQVAGCYHTRFIDTAAKARFTGAIHFNFHPENAREEARKIVRMAVDAFLERDPKRVEIPGEPVSIMTGFSNEAILEALGGSLDPLLDAVKAGTVRGFVGVVGCNNPKIKHDSANVGLMKALIKKDIMVLATGCVTTAAGKAGLLVPEGASMAGPGLQKLCGALGIPPVLHLGSCVDNARILQLCALIANALGVDISDLPVGASSPEWYSEKAAAIGLYAVASGIYTHLGLPPNILGSEKVTDIALNGLEQIVGASFVVNDDPEKAADLLDARIRQKRQGLGLQP, from the coding sequence ATGGAAAGCAAGAAGCGCGACATCAATGACATGTCCATATGGGATGATGCCAAAAGTATGCTGGCAAAGGCCAGAGCAGATGGCGTGGAAACTGCCTGGGACAGGCTGGATCAGCAAACGCCGCATTGCCGTTTTTGCGAGCTTGGCACCACCTGCCGCAACTGCGTCATGGGGCCGTGCCGCATCAGTGCCAAGGCCGAGCCTGGTGGAAAACTTTCTCGCGGCGTGTGTGGCGCAGACGCCGATGTGATTGTGGCCCGCAACTTTGGCCGTTTTATCGCTGGCGGCTCTGCCGGGCATTCCGATCACGGACGTGATGTGATCGAGGCTCTGGAGGCCGTGGTGGAAGGCCGCGCCCCCGGCTACCAGATTCGGGACGAGGCCAAACTGCGGCGTATTGCTGCCGAACTGGGCGTTGCAACAGAGGGGCGCGATGCCCTTGATGTGGCCGCCGATGTGGTGGATGCCTGCTACAGCGATTTTGGCAGCAGGCGCAAGGCGGTCAATTTTGTCTCCCGGGTTCCGGCCAAGCGCCGCGAGCTGTGGGAAAAACTCGACATAACTCCGCGCGGCGTTGACCGCGAAATTGCCGAAATGATGCACCGCACCCACATGGGCTGCGATAACGATGCGCCCAATACCATGCTGCATGCGGCGCGTTGCGCCCTGGCCGATGGCTGGGCTGGCTCCATGATCGCCACGGAGCTGTGCGACGTGCTTTTTGGTACTCCCAAGCCCAAGATGTCCACCGCCAACCTTGGCGTAATCAAAAAGGACACGGTCAACATATTGGTGCACGGCCACAATCCTGTGGTGTCCGAGATGATTCTGGACGCTGCCCGTGACCCTGAAATGATCGAGCTTGCCAAAAAGAACGGAGCAACCGGCATCACCGTGGCTGGGCTGTGCTGTACCGGCAATGAACTGCTCATGCGGCAGGGCATCCCCATGGCGGGCAACCACCTGATGACGGAGCTGGCAATCGTGACCGGCGCTGTGGAAGTTGTGGTGGTGGACTACCAGTGCATCATGCCGAGCCTCGTGCAGGTGGCTGGCTGCTATCACACCCGCTTTATCGACACCGCCGCCAAGGCGCGCTTTACCGGGGCCATCCATTTTAATTTCCATCCCGAAAATGCGCGGGAAGAAGCCCGCAAGATCGTACGCATGGCGGTGGATGCATTCTTGGAGCGTGACCCCAAGCGTGTGGAAATCCCCGGCGAACCTGTCAGCATCATGACCGGTTTTTCCAACGAGGCCATTCTTGAGGCCTTGGGCGGTTCGCTTGACCCCCTGCTGGATGCCGTCAAGGCTGGCACTGTGCGCGGGTTTGTGGGCGTGGTTGGATGCAACAACCCCAAGATCAAGCACGACTCGGCCAACGTGGGCCTCATGAAGGCGCTTATCAAAAAAGATATTATGGTTCTGGCCACAGGCTGCGTCACCACAGCGGCGGGCAAGGCCGGGCTGCTGGTGCCCGAGGGCGCTTCCATGGCCGGGCCGGGGCTGCAAAAACTGTGCGGGGCGCTGGGCATTCCGCCTGTGCTGCACCTCGGCAGTTGCGTGGACAACGCCCGTATTTTGCAGTTGTGCGCGCTGATCGCCAATGCCCTTGGCGTGGATATTTCCGATCTGCCCGTGGGCGCATCCTCGCCGGAATGGTATTCTGAAAAAGCGGCGGCCATAGGCCTTTATGCGGTTGCCAGCGGCATTTACACGCATCTGGGCCTGCCGCCCAACATTCTCGGCTCGGAAAAGGTGACGGATATAGCCTTGAACGGTTTGGAACAGATTGTGGGCGCATCCTTTGTGGTCAATGACGATCCCGAAAAGGCGGCTGATCTGCTGGATGCGCGCATCCGTCAGAAGCGGCAGGGTCTTGGCCTGCAACCCTAG